Sequence from the Amycolatopsis sp. NBC_00345 genome:
GGCGTGCTGCTTCTCGATCGCGCGCTCGGACCCGGCGTGGACCGCCTCGTCGTACCGGCGATAGAGGTCCGCGAGCTTGCCGGCCGTCGTGTGGATGTCCGGTTCTTCCTCGGGCGGGGTCCCGAGCGGCTGCGTCGCACTGCTCATGGATCCGCAGCCTAGCTACTGTCGGGTCGCCACGCGTGTGGCGTAGGCCTCGTCCCGGCCTAAGCTGGCGGCGTGCCGTTCGCCGTTCGCCCGATCGGGCCCGCCGACCTGTCCGCCTGCCTTGACCTGGCCGCCGCCCGCGGCTGGGCGCGCGATGTGCGCAAGTGGTCCGTGGTGCTCGACGTCGGCCGTGGGTTCGGCATCGACGCGCCGGACGGCGGCCTCGCCGCCACGGTTGTCGTCACCAAGACCGGCCCGCTCGCGTCGATCGCGATGATGCTGGTCGCGTCCCGCTTCGCCCGCCAGGGCATCGGCCGCCAGTTGATGACCCTTGTGCTGGCGGAGGCCGGCGACGCGACCGTGGTCCTGCACGCCACTGAGGCCGGGCGTCTCCTGTACGAGCCCATGGGCTTCATCGTCGACGGCGGCTGCCGGGGCCACGTCGGGTCCCTCGCCGACGACGGCGGCCCGGTGTCCAGGCCGATCGCGCCGCCCGACCTGGCCCGCGTGTACGAGCTGGACGCCGCGGTCATGGGCTTCGACCGCCGCGCGCTGCTCGAACGCCTGCTGTTCGAGGCCGAGCACGTCCACGTCACCGAAGCCGGGTACGCGCTGGGCACGGAGTCCGAGGGCCGCATCGTGATCGGCCCGGTCGTCGCGGCCGATGAGGAGCAGGCCCGCGCCCTGATCCGCGGGATCGCCCACGCCGCGGGCGGCGAGGTCCGCGTCGACGTTGACCTCGGGCACCCCGGCCTCGGCGAGTGGTGCAGCGCCCACGGGCTGGCGCCGGAGAACCCGGCACCGCGAATGTCACTGGGCGGCAAGCCCCTGCCCGGTGACGCCGCCCGCCGGTTCGCGGCGTACAACCGCGCACTCGGCTAGAACGGGTCAGGCCGCGACGCCGAACGCCGCGAGCAGCGACTCGGCGCCGTCGATCTCGTCGAGCACGCCCAGCAGGTCTCGGTTACCGCCTCCTGGCCTCCGACGAGGTCCTCGGCCACCCGAAGACCAAGCGCCGCACCGCTTTCGAGGAGTGGCTAGGCCGCCGGGGGGATCGGAGCACCTGGGCAGGTCGCGCTGGAGGTCTTGCCGGTGTCGAAGAACTCGACCGCTTTCGAAGCACACGGCAGGATCGACAGTGAGCCGTGCATGTCGTCCTCGACGGTGAGGAGTGAGCCGCCAATGTGGGCGCGCATGTCGTAGGCCCACGGTAGCGGGGTGACCGACTCGTAGGCGTGACCCACGAGCTGCAGTGGGCTCTTACCCGGCTTGAAATGCCACGTGGTGGCGGGCAGCGGCCAGCCGGCGCAGTGGCCGTCGTAGGAGCCGTGGCTGCCGGCGACCGGGAGTTCGGCGGACAGCGCGAGGTGGTTGCGCCAGCGCGTTTCGAAGTCGCGGGTGCCGCTCGATTCGTTGCAGATCAACGCATTCTGCTGGTCCAGGTTGAACGCCGGGTTCGGATCGTGCCAGTCGAAGCCGGTGCGGGTGGGCCCGGCCGCGCCGGGCACCTTGCCGCCGGAGCGGAGCTTCACCAGTTGCTGGGCCGAGTCCGGCCATTTGCGGCGGGCTCCGAGGAGCAGGCTGTCGACCGTGCTCCGGTCGGGGGCCTGCGCCCGCAGGTCCAGCAGAGCCAAGGTGGCCGCCTCCTTCGTGGCGCCGAAGTGGTAGACGCGGTCGTTGCCTGCCAGCCAGCCGGCGAAGTCATGGAACGAGTTCTCCAGCGCCGTCATCTGGTCGTGGTCGACCGCGGTGAGGTCGAAAGTGGACACCACGACCGAGTCGAGCAGCATCGCGGCGACGTGGTCGTCGAACAGCGTGCGGTATTCGGCGCCCAGCGCGGTGCCCCAGGAAATCCCGTAGTAGCCGATCTTTTCCTCGCCGAGAGCCTGCCGGATCCGGTCCATGTCGCGGGCGACGTTCGCGGTGGTCAGATTCGCCGTGAACTCCGGGTCCCGCGCCACGCAGTCCTGGTAGTGCCGGGCGTCGCGTTCGGACAGGAAACGGGCTTTTTCCTTGTCGGACAAGGAAGGATCCGGCGGAGTGCTGTCCTGCGGGCAGGACAGCCCGGCGCTGTAGCCGACTCCGCGCGGGGCGAAGCCGATGATGTCGTGGTGCACGCCGAGTCCCGCGGTCTTCGAGTCCAGCAGTCTCCGCGGCATGTCCATGCCGTACGCGCCGGGGCCGCCCGGGTTGGCCAGGATGACCCCGTCCCGGCTGCCAGTGGCCTTGATCCGGCTCACCGCCAGCTCGAATGTGCGCCCGTCCGGTTTCGCGTAGTCGACCGGCACCGTGATCATGGCGCATTCGGTGCGCTGGTCCTCCGCGGGCCAGCCGTCCGCGATGGTTCGGCACGGTTGCCAAGACAGGCCGTCCGCAGCCGCTGCCGTTCCCGGCGATAGCGGTACGAGCAGCAGGCCGACAAGGACCGGTCCAGCGAGTTTCTTGATCGACATTCGGCTCATGGTGGCCGCCCGCCGGGTCCGGGCCCATCGGCCGATCGGCCACCCCAGGGCGGCGATCGGCCGATTGCCGCGGCAGCTCACCGAGGAGGACGTCTTGGTCGAGGACAGTGGGGTCAGCATCCGGCTCGGCGACCCGCCATCCCCGGTGCCGCAACCCTTCGCTGGGGCCCGCTGACTGTTCCCTGGCCGCCGGCAGGCCGGCTCATGTCCCCGAAGACGCTCGAACAGAGTCTTCGACAGGTCGGGATTCCCGGTCTCCGCGGCCGGACCGCCGCGCTCTGGCAACTCGTCCTGTAAGCACCAGCACCCGTCGTCGCCAAGACGCTCGGCCACTCAACCGACCATACCGCCCGCCTGGTCACCGAGGCTGGATGAACCTGGGCTCGCTACGCCGCCGGTGATCACACCCGGTTACAAGATCGAAGAACACGCGACAGTTGTATTCCCTATTAGATCTGCGTGTTGATGCAGGTCGGATAGAGATGGTCGAGTGGCGAGTTGGCGTGTGTTTTGGGTTCCGCGGGCAGCAGCAGGTGGCGGGCTACGGCGACGGCTGTTGGCGGTTGGGAGGACCTGTCAGCCCGCGAGGCCGAGGTCGGAATCAAGGCAGGAGATCCGATCTTCTTGTCCCCGGATCGCCAGGTGGATCCTGGACTAGCGCTTGATGGGCAGGCGGCACGGTTTCGTCGGTACACCACGGAGACCCGCCGGAACTACGCGACAGACATCTGCCTGTTGCTGATGTTCTTGGGCAGCCGGGGCCGAGCGTGGACGCACGCGGTGGCGCGGGACTTGGAGGACTACGAGCATTGGCGCCGCTTCGCCGAGTCCAACCCCAGCCGGGTGTCCGGGGCCAAATGGGACCGGGAGCTGGCCGCGTTCGCCAGCCTCTACGGCTGGGCTGACAAAGCAGGTCGCGTCTCGCTGAACCCAGTGGCGATGAAGCAGGTGATGGGCCGCGACGGCGATGTGATCACGGTGCCTGAGGCCAGAGCCAAGGATGCCAGGCGCAGTAACGTGCACTGGTTGACGCCACGGACATGGCGGCGGTGGATCGATGTCGGGCTGCGTGGCCAGTCCCAGGATGGCGTGCCGGAACCGGGCTGGGCCGGGCGGCTGGAAGATCGAAATGTGGCCTTCGTGCGGTTACTGACCTCGTCGGGGCTGCGCCGGGCGGAGGGCGGGTCGATGCTGACGTTCGAGGTGCCGGTTGGGTGGTTGGACGGCGGCCGCTATTACCGAGGCAAGGTCGCCGCAGAAGTGACGCGATCGAAGAACCAAGCGCCTGGCCGTGCCCAAAGACCTCGCCGAGCGGCCGTGGGAAGACCTCGATTTCCTCGGCTGGCGAGACCCTGCCTCACCCGATCGCGCCTACCTGGTCGCCGAATCCGGCGACGGCTTCGTCGGCCTGGCGCTGCGACGGGCGACCCACACGGGGCAGCCCCGGCGCAGCATGTGCTCGCTGTGCCTGACCACGCACTCGGGAACCGGCGTTTCGCTGATGACCGCCCGCAAGGCCGGACCCGAGGGGCGGCAGGGCAACTCGGTCGGCTCCTACATCTGCGACGACCTGGCCTGCTCGCTCTACCTGCGCGGGAAGAAGGACGCCGGACCCGGCGGCCGGTTGCACGAGTCGCTCACGCTGGACGCGCAGGTCGAGCGGACCATGACCAACCTCGCCGGGTTCCTGGCCAAGGTGACCGGCTGACCGGGTGGCTACCTGAGCAGCCGATGCCCACACGGCTGTCGGCGAGCGCGGATGATTTGTTGGTGTTCATCGACAACGAACTGGGGCGGCGGGAGCGGTCCTGAGGTTTCCCGGGCCTCGTTCGCCGACCGGCCCGGGAGTCGGCGCCGAGGCGCCCGCGCACCGAAAGGTGCCTGGCGTCTTCCGCATTTGGCAAGTGAAAAAATCATGGCAGCGAGGGTGTAAAAGTGTACTTGTGAGCCATGTGCGTATTCGTGACACTGACACGCGGAAGTGAAAGTCAGAGTAGATCAGTCGCGTGTACTGCAATTTTCGGGAGGATTGGTCATGTTCTCACCTCGTCTCTCCAGAATCGCCTCCGCTGTCGGTATTGCTGCGGCACTTTTCGTCACCGTGGCCCCTGCGGCGAGCGCCAACAACAGAAGCCATTTGAACTGCCCGGCCGACTTCATTCTGGAGAGTGTCAAGCTGAGGGGTAGTGGAGGCTCAATCTCTACTGAATATGTTTGCCTCGGGCCGGGCGACGTGCGCACTACCCGATCAAAGCTGGGTAATCATACAGCCTATGTCTAGGCGACTCAGGTAAATGATCTGGCCGGAGTGCGGTGTCGCTGGTCGAAAAAGGTCCGACTGACCGCGCTCTCCGGCCAGAGACTTCCGAAAACCGGCCGCGACTGGCGACTTCCACCTCGAGGACGTCTGGGTTCCGCGCCTGCCCGGACGCGCTCGCCGGCCGCCGCGACCGGGCCATGCTGCTCATCGGCTTCCCCATCGCGGCCCGGTGCTCGGACCTGGCGAACCTGCTGGTCACCGACATCACGCAGGCCGGCGACCGCGGGCTCGAGGTCGCCGTGCGGCCCGGCATACGCCCGCCGCTGACGCCGGTGGGCTGCTCTTCACCATGGCCGGGCCCGAGCACGCACGGCTCCGGCGCATCGCCGCCAAGGCGTTGAGCCCCCGCAGGGTCGAACTGCTGCGTCCGTGGGTGGAAGAACTCGCGCAAGAACTGGCCGCGAAGCTGATCGCGCAGGGCCCGCCCGTCGATGTGCTGGAGGGGTACGCGATCCCGTTCGCCCTCTCGGTGCTCAACGAACTCCTCGGTGTCCCACCGACCGCCTGTGATGATCTGCGGAGGTGGGCGGACGGCATCGTCGCGGTGTTCACCGCACTGAGCTACGAGGAAATGGCGGACGCGGCCCAGAAACTTGGTGGCTACCTCGCCGAACTGGTCGAGATCAAGCGGCACGCGCCCGGGGATGACTGCCTGACCTGGCTGCTCCAGGCACGAGACGACAACGGCGACGCGCTGAGCCCGGAAGAAGTCACCCAGCTCGCCTTCGCGATCCTGCTGGGCGGATACGTCCCGCCCGCGAACGCGCTGGCCCAGGCCGTGCTGCGGCTGGCGATCGAACCGGACCTGCCTCGCGATCCCGCCTCGGTGCCCGCGCTGGTCGAGGAAATCCTGCGCCAGGACCAAGGTTCGGCCGCCGATCAGGGACGGGTGGCGCTCGAGGACGCCGACATCGGCGGGGTGCCGATCCGCGAGGGCGAGTTCGTGCTCGCGCCACTGCGCGCGGGCAATCACGACGCCAGGAGGTTCCCCGAACCGGCACTGGTCGATCTCGCCCGTGCGCCAGGACACCTCACGTTCGGCCACGGTCCGCACCACTGCCTCGGCGCGGCGCTGGCCCGGCTGGAGCTCCAGACCGGCTTGCGCGCGCTGCTGGCCGCCGCTCCACGGCTGCGCCTCGCGGTGCCGTTCGAGCAACTCGAGTGGCGGCGGATGTTCCTGACCCTCGAAGGCCCGGTCGCGGTGCCGATCGGTTGGTGGAATCGCCTCAATGGCGCGGCCTGTACTGAGCGGTCACCCGGCCTGAGCCCGAGTGTGGTGCGCCGGTCACGGACTCTCGACACGCAGACCTGACAGGGAAGTTGATTACGCGGTCTCACCAGTGCTGCACCCCTTCTACCGTCGGACGACGGTGCCAACCGTCGTGGCCAGGTGCCAGGTATCACGGCTCGTCACAGTGGGCAAAAGCTACGGGCGCCGGGACGCCTGAAGCCGCTCGGCGTAGTGCTTCGTGACCGCTTCCACCCGGTCGGCGGGCCACGGCTCCGGCTCGACGCCGAAGGTGCGGGCGAACAGCGCGGCCAGCTGCTCGTGCCGGGCGGTCAGCAGCTCGGGCAGCAGCGAGGACAGCTCGGCCGGCACGGTCTGCGTGAACTGCGCGCGGACGCCGTCGAGCGGGTCGAGCAGCAGCTCCCAGCGCACGCGTCCGGCCGGGTTTCCGTTGTGCAGCCAGGTGTATTCGAGCACGTCCGGCTCCACGGACTCGGTCACCTCGCCGTCGCCGGGGCCCGGCAGCAGCGGCCAGACGTCGGCGAGGGGCTTCCAGACCAGGTCGCGGCGGAAGCGGATCAGCTTGCCGCCGTCGAGGGCCGCACCCTCGTCGAGGCCGAATTCCTCGACGTACGAGGCCATCCGCTCGTGCCAGCCGTCCGGCGGGGTGGAGTCGCGGCCGTCGAGGCGGGCGCCGAGGGCGTCGAGGCAGGTGTCCCAGCCGGCGGCGGTTCGGCCGGCGGAGAGCTGGGCGATCGCGGGCTCGCCGCGGTTGAACGTGTGCGTGAACTCCAGCAGGCAGCCGTCGCCGTCAGGGGTGAGCTCGATGCGCAGGACGTCGGAGTTCCAGGAGAACTCGAACACCCGCGGCGGGTCGAAGGTGAGCACCTTGCCCTCACTGGACTCCGTCGCGCCCTCGAAGGTGAACCGGATCGTCGCGCCCGGCTCGAACTCGCCGCTCATCGCCGCGGGGAACCAGTGCTTCAGCTCGGCCGGGTCCGTGACCATGGGCCAGACCCGCTCGGGGCGGTGGCGCAGGCGGCGCTCCAGGCGGAGCACCGGCCGGTCGCCGACGGTCTCGAGTTGTGCGCGTGCGGGCACGACGTCCTCCTCGGGTAGTCAGTGCCCGCATATAACCATCGAGGCATATAAGTGTCAAGCCGACCGGATGGTGGCGACGGCCTCGGTCAGCGCGGGATCGGCGGCCGCCTGGTCGAGGGCCGCGGCGAGGATTTCGCGGTAGGTCGGCTCGGCCTCGGCATGGCGCGCGCGGCCGGCGTCGGTGATCACGGAGTAGACGCCGCGCCGGTCTCCCTCGCAGATGTCGCGGACGGTCAGTCCGCCGTCCTCCAGCCGCGCGACCATGCGGCTGACGGAGCTCTGGTTCAGCCCGACCGCCTCGGCCAGTTCCTGCATGCGCAGCCCGCTCTTGCGGGCGACGGCCAGCTTGCCGAGTGCGCGGTATTCCGAGAGGCCGAGCCCGTGCCTGCGGTGTAACGCCTTCGCCAGCTCCTGTTCGACGCGCGCGTGCAGGGCGAGCATCCGCCCCCAGGTCTCTTCGTCGGTGCTCATGCGTCGACCTCCTTGACGCGAGATTATATGCAGTGACAACATCTGCATGCACATACATATAACTAGCTGGGGAGAGACCCATGACGGATCGAAGCTTCCTGTTCCTGGTGGCGGCGGCGCGGGCCGAGGGCAACACCGAGCTGCTCGCGCGGCGGGCCGCGGAGGAGATCCCGCGCGGGACCGCGCAGACCTGGATCCGGCTGCCGGAGGTGCCACTGCCCGCGTTCGAGGACCGGCGGCACGGCGCCGGTGCCCACCCGGTCCCCGAAGGCAACGAAAAACTGTTGCTGGACGCCACTTTCGCGGCCACGGACCTGGTGATCGCCTCGCCCGTCTACTGGTACTCGGTGGCGGCGAGCGCGAAGCTGTACCTCGACTACTGGTCCGGCTGGATGCGCCGGCCGGAGGTGGAGTTCAAGGCCCGGATGAAGGGCAAGGCGCTGTGGGGCGTCAGCGTGCTGAGCGAGGGGCCGGAGCAGGCCGACCCGTTGGTGGGCACCCTGGAGAAGACCGCGGACTACCTGCGGATGCGGTGGGGCGGGGTGCTGCTGGGCAACGGCAGCCGGCCCGGCGACGTGCTCCGCGACGAAATCGCGATGAAGTCGGCGGGCACGTTTTTCGCCGGCTAGTGCCACCCCCCGCCTCGTGAGTGTTTATGACGGTTCTAACCGTCATAAACACTCACGAGTCCTCAGTGCTGGGGAGCCGGTTCGACGCCGCGCCGTCCGGCGATGTGCCGCATGTTGGTCTCGCCCCAATCGCCGAGCGGCAACAGCGCGGTGTTGAGCGCCTGGCCGCGCTCGGTCAGCGAGTACTCGACGCGCGGCGGGATTTCCGCGTGGGCTTCGCGGTGCACGATCTCGTCGTGCTCGAGTTCGCGCAGCGACTGGATGAGCATCTTCTCGCTGATCCCGCGGACGCTGCGCTTCAGCTCGCCGAAGCGCAGTGGTTTCTCGTGCAACGCCCAGAGGACCAGCGACTTCCAACGGCCGCCGATCACGTCGATGGCCGCGTCCAGGCCGCATCGGTAGCTGCGTGGCTGCATGCTCGATCCTTACCTTTTGGTGGGCACCCCACGGATTAGTAGGTACTTGTCCCCAGTAAAGCGGGGCAGCAGCATCGGTGCCATGGAAAAGATTCCGAAGCCGGTGAGTGTGCTGGGGCTGGGCCGGATGGGCTCGGCGCTCGCCGGGGTTCTGCTGGGGGCCGGACACGAGGTGACGGTGTGGAACCGTTCGCCGGGAAAGGCCGCCGCGCTCGCCGGGCGCGGCGCGAAGGTGGCGGACCGCGTGGCCGACGTCACCGGGCTCGTGCTCGCTTGTCTGTCCACATACGACGATCAACAGGAGGTGCTTGACCGGCTGCGGCCGGGAACGGTGCTGGTGAATCTCACATCCGGCACGCCCGAACAGGCGAGGGCGGCGGCCAAGTGGGCCGCCTCGCGTGACATCGCGTACATCGACGGCGTGATCATGGCTGTGCCGCAGGGTATCGGCGGCCCGTCGGCGAACATCCTCTACGGCGGCACGGAAGAGGTGCTCGCCGAACATCGGGCACTGCTGGAAACCCTTGGCGCCGTTACCTATCTCGGCGAAGACGCGGGTCTGCCCGCCCTCTACGACCTCGCGTTGCTCGGCATCATGTGGTCGACGATGAGCGGCTACCTGCACGCGCTCGCGCTCGTCGGGACCGAGGGCGTCACGGCCGAACGGTTCACGCCGCTGGCGCTCGGCTGGCTCGACGCGGTCAAGGGATTCTTGCCGCGCATGGGCGAGGAGACCGCCACCGGCGCGTACGAAACGGAAGTGTCCGCTTTGGACATCAACGCCAGCGGTCTCGCCCTTCTCGTCGAAGCCAGCCGCGCGCAGGGCATCAGCACCGCCGTGCCGGAGCCGATCCGCGAGTTGTTCGACCGGGCTGTGGCGCAAGGCCATGGCGCGCACGGTATTTCCAGCGTTTTCGAGGTGATCAAGCAGTCATGAGGTTCCTGGGGAAGAAGGCCGTCGTCACGGGCGGCACGCACGGCATGGGGCTCGCCGTCGTGCGCGCGTTGCTGGACGGCGGCGCCGAGGTGCTGCTGACCGGCCGCGACGAGAAGAACCTGGCCAACGCCCGTGCCGAGCTGTCCGGCAAGGTGCACGTGGTCGGGTCGGACGCCGCCGACGTCACCGAGGTGGCGAAGCTCGGCGAAACCGTGCGGCAGACGCTGGGCGAGGTGGACCTGGTGTTCGTCAACGTCGGCTTCGCGTCGCTCCAGCCGCTGCCGGACGTGACGCCGGAGGGCTACGACCGGACGTTCGCCATCAACACCCGCGGTGCCTACTTCACCGCGCAGCACCTGGCGCCGCTCGTCCGGCCCGGCGGCTCGTTCGTCTTCACGACGTCGGTCGCCACCGGCTCGGGCTACTCGGGCATGAGCGTCTACTCCGGCGCGAAGTCCGCCGTACGCGCCTTCGCTCGTGGCTTCGCGGCCGAGCTGGCGCCGCGCGGAGTGCGCGTGAACGTCGTCAGCCCGGGTTTCATCGACACGCCGTCGATGGGCGTCACCGGGCTGCCGGCCGAAGCGGTGCAGGCGTTCAAGGAGCAGGGCGACACTGTGACGCCGTTGAAGCGCCACGGCACGGTCGAAGAGGTCGCCGCCGCGGTGTTGTTCCTCGCCTTCGAGGCGACGTTCACCACCGGCTCCGAGCTGGCCGTCGACGGCGGCCTCGGGGAGCGCCTCACGGTGTGAGGCACTGATGCACGCCCATCCCGGCGCGGCCGGGGGCCAGTTCCGGGCGCAGGACGAAGTCGCGGTCGTAGTCACCGCCGTTCTGCGTCCGGAACGGCAGCGGGGCCGTGGTCGACAGGGTCCGCAAACGCTTGCGCAGCAGCTCGGCGGCCTCGGTGAACCCGTCTTGGGACAGGCGGTCGGCGCCGTAGACCGCCAGCGGCGGCAGCACGGACATCCCGGCGTAGAAGAGGGTGCCGTGCTGAAGCCCGAACAGCAGCTCGTCGAGCGGGCCGTTCACACCACGCGGCCCGAGGCTCGGTTCGCGGCCACCGGCCGTGACGACGACGAGCGCGCGTTTCCCGGCCAGCACGCCTTCGCCGTAGCGCAGTGTCCGGCCGTCTTCGCCGCGTACGTCATAGGCGTAGCCCTTCACGAAGACGCGGTCGAACCAGCCCTTCAGGATCGCGGGCGTGCCGTACCACCAGAGCGGGAACTGGACGACAACCGTGTCGGCCCACGCCAGCTTGTCCTGCTCCGCGCGGACGTCGGCCGGGGTGGTGCCGACCTGCTCGACCACCGGGTTCCAGCCCATGGCGTACAGGTCGGACTCGCGCACGTCGTGGCCGAGCGAGCGCAACGTGGCCAGGCCTTCGTCGCGCAACGCGCCGCCGAGCGACCGGGGTTCGGGGTGGGCGAAGATCCACAACACGTTCATACGGCCAGGTTCTCTCCGGGGCCGGACGCGAACCAGTGGCCTGATGGACGACCTGTGCAAGAATCGAGCCATGTCCGTCTTCCGCCATCCCGACCGGCACCACGTCGCCGTGCTGGTCCGGCCCGGCCTGCTCGTGATGGAGCTGGGCATCATCCACCGGCTCTTCGGCCAGGCGCGCTCGGCCGAGGGCGAGCCGCTGTACGAGGTCGTCACCTGCACTCCCGAGCCCGGTGAGCTGCGCACCGACTCCGACGTGCGGATCCCGGTCCTGGTCGGGCCGGAAGCGGTGGCCGAGGCCGACACGGTGGTCGTCCCGGCGTCCTCGATGGAGTACGAGCCGAACGCCCGCCGGATCACGCCGCCGGTCCAGCAGGCGATGGACCTGATCCGGCCCGGCACGCGGATCGCGTCGATCTGCACCGGCGCGTTCGTGCTCGCCGCCGTGGGCTTGCTCGACGGCCGGAGCGCGACCACGCACTGGAGCTCGGCGTGCGCGTTCCAGCTGGAGTACCCGCGGGTGCGGCTGAACCCGGACGTGCTCTACACCGAGGACGGCGACGTTTTCACCTCGGCCGGTGTCGCCTCCGGCATCGACCTCTGCCTGCACCTGATCCGGCGTGACTTCGGCGCGGCGGTGGCCAACGAGGTCGCGCGCGGCACCGTCGTGTCACCGCACCGCGAAGGCGGGCAGGCGCAGTTCATCCGACGCCCGGTGCCGGAGCCGCGGTCCTCCTCGACCAGCGCCGCGCGGGCGTGGGCGCTGGAGCACCTGCACCGGCCGTTGACGTTGCGGGAGCTGGCGGCGCGGGAGTCGATGAGCACCCGGACGTTCACTCGACGCTTCCGTGACGAGGTCGGGATTTCGGCGGTGCAGTGGCTCACGCAGCAGCGCGTGGAACGGGCGCGGCAGCTGCTGGAGGAGACGGAGCTGCCGATCGACCGCGTCGCGACGGAGTGCGGGTTCGGCACCGCGGCCTCGCTGCGGCAGCACCTGCAGAGCGCGCTCGGGGTGTCGCCCAGCGCGTACCGGAGCACTTTCCGCAGCGCTGTCTGAGGCCGGCGGTCCGTGGTGGCGCCTCGCCGAGAGACGCCGCCACGGACCGACCCCCAGAGAATCGCGGAAGACGGAGGAAGGGCGTCTTCTGCTTGGAAGCCGCTGTCCATCCTGGTCGGGGCGGGCGGGTGTTCGGTACCGGTCTGACAGATCTGACAGCGTCAGGGAACGACGGTGACCAGCACGTACACCGGGCGGCGGGTGGTGAAGAACTCCCGGCCCGCCGCGTCGACCATCTTCCAGCCGATCCAGCAGCGGCCCGGTTTGTCGGCGGCGGTGACGGGCACGCTGATCATCACGTGGTCGCCAGGCGGGGTGTCGCCGATCAGCACCCGGTCCGGCGTGCGGCAGGTGCCGGGCGCCGGCGGCTGGTCCATCCGCTGCAGGTAGCGCTCGTGCCAGGGGATCGAGCCGGCGTTCTCGATCTCCCACACCTTCAGCACGGTCACGCCGGCGCGCACGGTGGTGCCGTCGGGCACCGTCACGTCGCCGACGAACTTCGTGTTGTCGCCCTTGATGCGCGCGCCGACGTCGACCGCCGGGGCCGCCCCGTCGAGCTTGCCGGTCACCACCAGTGCGGCGACTGCGGCGAGCACCGCGATCACGGCACCGACGACGATCAGCGCGGTCCGCCGTTTCGGACGCCGCCCCGGCCCTTCGTGGGATGCGAGCTGGATGTCGTCGGCCGGGGGCTCGGGTGGCTGACCGGATTCGGCGACGTCCGGCTGGCCGAGGCTCGCCGGTTCGATGACGGCGGTGGTCACCCCGCCGGACGGGTGCCCGACAGCGTTCACTGGGGCCAGGACGGCGGGCGGGGTGAGGCCCTTCAGCTCTTCCCACCGCTGTCGCCACGGCGCCTCGTCCGCGTCGCACGCCTTCACGAACTCGCGGGTCGTCTCCCAGGACGGGAAGCGGATGCCCTTGACGGCCTCGTGCAGGGTGGTGTGGGAGATGCAGCCGGAGAGTTCGGCCATCTTGCGGAACGACGGGTTCCCGGCGCTCGCCCGCAGCGCGGCCAGCTCCGTGGCGAGCA
This genomic interval carries:
- a CDS encoding GNAT family N-acetyltransferase, translated to MPFAVRPIGPADLSACLDLAAARGWARDVRKWSVVLDVGRGFGIDAPDGGLAATVVVTKTGPLASIAMMLVASRFARQGIGRQLMTLVLAEAGDATVVLHATEAGRLLYEPMGFIVDGGCRGHVGSLADDGGPVSRPIAPPDLARVYELDAAVMGFDRRALLERLLFEAEHVHVTEAGYALGTESEGRIVIGPVVAADEEQARALIRGIAHAAGGEVRVDVDLGHPGLGEWCSAHGLAPENPAPRMSLGGKPLPGDAARRFAAYNRALG
- a CDS encoding alpha/beta fold hydrolase; protein product: MSIKKLAGPVLVGLLLVPLSPGTAAAADGLSWQPCRTIADGWPAEDQRTECAMITVPVDYAKPDGRTFELAVSRIKATGSRDGVILANPGGPGAYGMDMPRRLLDSKTAGLGVHHDIIGFAPRGVGYSAGLSCPQDSTPPDPSLSDKEKARFLSERDARHYQDCVARDPEFTANLTTANVARDMDRIRQALGEEKIGYYGISWGTALGAEYRTLFDDHVAAMLLDSVVVSTFDLTAVDHDQMTALENSFHDFAGWLAGNDRVYHFGATKEAATLALLDLRAQAPDRSTVDSLLLGARRKWPDSAQQLVKLRSGGKVPGAAGPTRTGFDWHDPNPAFNLDQQNALICNESSGTRDFETRWRNHLALSAELPVAGSHGSYDGHCAGWPLPATTWHFKPGKSPLQLVGHAYESVTPLPWAYDMRAHIGGSLLTVEDDMHGSLSILPCASKAVEFFDTGKTSSATCPGAPIPPAA
- a CDS encoding FBP domain-containing protein, which codes for MAVPKDLAERPWEDLDFLGWRDPASPDRAYLVAESGDGFVGLALRRATHTGQPRRSMCSLCLTTHSGTGVSLMTARKAGPEGRQGNSVGSYICDDLACSLYLRGKKDAGPGGRLHESLTLDAQVERTMTNLAGFLAKVTG
- a CDS encoding cytochrome P450, which codes for MAGPEHARLRRIAAKALSPRRVELLRPWVEELAQELAAKLIAQGPPVDVLEGYAIPFALSVLNELLGVPPTACDDLRRWADGIVAVFTALSYEEMADAAQKLGGYLAELVEIKRHAPGDDCLTWLLQARDDNGDALSPEEVTQLAFAILLGGYVPPANALAQAVLRLAIEPDLPRDPASVPALVEEILRQDQGSAADQGRVALEDADIGGVPIREGEFVLAPLRAGNHDARRFPEPALVDLARAPGHLTFGHGPHHCLGAALARLELQTGLRALLAAAPRLRLAVPFEQLEWRRMFLTLEGPVAVPIGWWNRLNGAACTERSPGLSPSVVRRSRTLDTQT
- a CDS encoding SRPBCC family protein, coding for MPARAQLETVGDRPVLRLERRLRHRPERVWPMVTDPAELKHWFPAAMSGEFEPGATIRFTFEGATESSEGKVLTFDPPRVFEFSWNSDVLRIELTPDGDGCLLEFTHTFNRGEPAIAQLSAGRTAAGWDTCLDALGARLDGRDSTPPDGWHERMASYVEEFGLDEGAALDGGKLIRFRRDLVWKPLADVWPLLPGPGDGEVTESVEPDVLEYTWLHNGNPAGRVRWELLLDPLDGVRAQFTQTVPAELSSLLPELLTARHEQLAALFARTFGVEPEPWPADRVEAVTKHYAERLQASRRP
- a CDS encoding MarR family winged helix-turn-helix transcriptional regulator encodes the protein MSTDEETWGRMLALHARVEQELAKALHRRHGLGLSEYRALGKLAVARKSGLRMQELAEAVGLNQSSVSRMVARLEDGGLTVRDICEGDRRGVYSVITDAGRARHAEAEPTYREILAAALDQAAADPALTEAVATIRSA
- a CDS encoding flavodoxin family protein, with protein sequence MTDRSFLFLVAAARAEGNTELLARRAAEEIPRGTAQTWIRLPEVPLPAFEDRRHGAGAHPVPEGNEKLLLDATFAATDLVIASPVYWYSVAASAKLYLDYWSGWMRRPEVEFKARMKGKALWGVSVLSEGPEQADPLVGTLEKTADYLRMRWGGVLLGNGSRPGDVLRDEIAMKSAGTFFAG
- a CDS encoding winged helix-turn-helix transcriptional regulator, producing MQPRSYRCGLDAAIDVIGGRWKSLVLWALHEKPLRFGELKRSVRGISEKMLIQSLRELEHDEIVHREAHAEIPPRVEYSLTERGQALNTALLPLGDWGETNMRHIAGRRGVEPAPQH
- a CDS encoding NAD(P)-dependent oxidoreductase, yielding MSVLGLGRMGSALAGVLLGAGHEVTVWNRSPGKAAALAGRGAKVADRVADVTGLVLACLSTYDDQQEVLDRLRPGTVLVNLTSGTPEQARAAAKWAASRDIAYIDGVIMAVPQGIGGPSANILYGGTEEVLAEHRALLETLGAVTYLGEDAGLPALYDLALLGIMWSTMSGYLHALALVGTEGVTAERFTPLALGWLDAVKGFLPRMGEETATGAYETEVSALDINASGLALLVEASRAQGISTAVPEPIRELFDRAVAQGHGAHGISSVFEVIKQS